The proteins below are encoded in one region of Dehalococcoidia bacterium:
- a CDS encoding DUF1059 domain-containing protein, translating into MAKVVECSKINNIADCNVVIRADTEPEVISLMQEHTKTHGLPPNPQLAIKIKARIRDE; encoded by the coding sequence GTGGCTAAGGTAGTCGAGTGCAGCAAGATCAATAACATTGCCGACTGCAACGTGGTGATCCGGGCGGACACGGAACCGGAAGTCATCAGCCTCATGCAGGAGCACACGAAGACGCACGGGTTGCCACCGAACCCGCAGCTGGCGATCAAAATCAAGGCTCGAATCCGAGACGAGTAG